The following proteins come from a genomic window of Companilactobacillus pabuli:
- a CDS encoding MerR family transcriptional regulator, with the protein MTYSIGQVSKILGVTIDTIRYYDKSGILPFVKRNEIGRREFTDNDIHLMRTIVCLKNAGVSVADISKFINFRLQGDSTLTKRYNLLEEHRKDLQQQITDLQDTMSYLKFKEWYYKTAVDAGTETIHFVKGTNEVIPNLAEEYTKHLKDENNLDELKRFSNVKDYRNK; encoded by the coding sequence ATGACTTATAGCATTGGTCAAGTTTCTAAAATATTAGGTGTAACGATTGACACTATTCGTTACTATGACAAGTCTGGTATATTGCCATTTGTTAAGAGAAATGAAATTGGTAGAAGAGAATTTACTGATAATGATATTCACTTAATGAGGACAATAGTTTGTTTAAAAAATGCTGGCGTATCAGTCGCTGATATTTCTAAATTTATCAACTTCAGATTACAAGGTGATAGTACTTTAACTAAAAGGTACAATCTTTTAGAGGAACATAGAAAAGACCTCCAACAACAAATAACAGATTTACAAGATACGATGAGTTATTTGAAATTTAAAGAATGGTATTATAAGACTGCAGTCGATGCAGGTACGGAAACCATTCATTTTGTGAAAGGTACAAATGAGGTTATTCCAAATTTAGCAGAAGAGTATACTAAACACTTGAAAGATGAAAACAATTTGGATGAACTTAAAAGATTTTCTAATGTTAAAGATTATCGTAATAAATAA
- a CDS encoding zinc-binding dehydrogenase, producing the protein MNSVIINDDGSFSDKPMGELYPTGSDILVKVKAISINPVDIKKNPHTANSRVLGFDAAGVVIEAGSKVNKFHKDDLVFYSGTTQRAGSYADEQLVDENLVSLAPNNNFNDLAAMPLTWLTAAEILFEKLNYSQNPADNNNETILVINGAGGVGSILTQLAHLIGLKVVATSSPKNYQWLKKNHVDYQIDYHKDLVQQINDLGLTIDNSINLFDTGRYFDETVELVRPFGHLVNITGTNTPVDVRKLQQKSLSFDWELMFTKSKYNYRTQSQGELLNLLGELISENKIHSTRTKTIKAPLNAETIKKAHEIVGGHHMVGKLVIENQTNI; encoded by the coding sequence ATGAATTCAGTAATAATTAACGACGATGGTAGTTTTTCTGATAAACCGATGGGAGAACTATATCCAACTGGCTCAGATATTTTGGTAAAAGTTAAAGCAATTTCAATCAATCCAGTTGATATAAAAAAGAATCCCCACACTGCTAATTCTAGAGTTCTAGGATTTGATGCAGCAGGCGTAGTTATTGAAGCCGGATCTAAAGTAAATAAATTTCATAAAGACGATTTAGTTTTTTATTCTGGAACAACACAAAGAGCTGGAAGTTATGCTGATGAACAATTAGTTGATGAAAATCTCGTATCTTTAGCTCCTAATAATAATTTTAATGATTTAGCCGCAATGCCATTAACTTGGTTGACCGCAGCGGAAATTTTATTTGAAAAATTAAATTACTCTCAGAATCCTGCAGATAATAATAATGAAACCATTTTAGTAATCAACGGTGCTGGTGGAGTTGGCTCAATTTTGACCCAATTAGCGCATTTGATTGGTTTAAAAGTAGTAGCAACTAGTAGTCCTAAAAATTATCAATGGTTAAAGAAGAACCATGTCGACTATCAAATTGATTACCATAAAGACTTAGTTCAACAGATTAATGATTTAGGTTTAACAATCGACAACAGTATTAATTTATTCGATACAGGACGATATTTTGACGAAACAGTGGAATTAGTTCGCCCATTTGGACATTTGGTCAATATTACGGGAACTAATACACCAGTTGATGTTAGAAAATTACAACAGAAATCATTGAGCTTTGATTGGGAATTGATGTTTACCAAGAGTAAATATAATTACCGTACTCAAAGTCAAGGTGAACTATTGAATTTACTCGGTGAACTTATATCAGAAAATAAGATTCATTCCACAAGAACTAAGACTATAAAGGCGCCACTCAATGCTGAAACAATAAAAAAAGCACATGAGATTGTTGGTGGACACCATATGGTCGGAAAATTAGTAATAGAAAATCAAACAAACATTTAA
- a CDS encoding SDR family NAD(P)-dependent oxidoreductase yields MTKTWLITGTSSGFGKELAQIVAANVDNNLIATARKMSDLDYLDKYDDSKILKVILDVTDTPKIKDVVKSAYDRFGKIDVLVNNAGLGYFSTIEESDMQQVHYMFDVNVFGLANMTNAVLPIMRKQKNGIIVNLSSALALTTLPTMGFYSATKYAVEGYSDTLRQEVSDLGIQVMNVEPSGARTNWSGRSSKKVKPTINDYQKFSDDINSVPDSVTSAPGDPQKIAQVIYNQVINGKELPKHLPLGQFAFEGGISNLESIVDEIKSRRDLSVSTDD; encoded by the coding sequence ATGACAAAAACATGGTTAATAACAGGAACTTCAAGTGGATTTGGTAAAGAATTGGCACAAATAGTGGCCGCTAATGTTGATAATAATTTAATCGCAACTGCCAGAAAGATGTCAGATTTAGATTATTTAGATAAATACGATGATAGTAAAATTCTTAAAGTGATTTTGGATGTAACTGATACACCTAAGATTAAAGATGTTGTTAAGAGTGCATATGACCGTTTCGGAAAAATTGATGTCTTAGTTAATAACGCTGGTTTAGGATATTTCTCTACTATTGAAGAGAGTGATATGCAACAAGTTCATTATATGTTTGATGTTAATGTTTTTGGATTAGCAAATATGACTAATGCAGTTCTACCTATCATGAGAAAACAAAAGAACGGAATCATTGTTAATTTGTCTTCAGCTTTGGCATTGACGACACTACCTACAATGGGTTTTTACAGTGCTACTAAATATGCTGTGGAAGGATATTCTGATACTCTTCGTCAAGAAGTTAGTGACCTTGGTATCCAAGTAATGAATGTTGAACCTAGTGGAGCTAGAACCAATTGGTCTGGTCGTTCTTCTAAGAAAGTCAAACCAACGATTAATGACTATCAAAAATTCTCAGATGACATTAATAGCGTTCCTGATTCTGTTACATCGGCACCCGGAGATCCACAAAAAATTGCTCAAGTGATTTATAATCAAGTTATAAACGGAAAAGAATTACCTAAACACCTACCATTAGGACAATTTGCTTTTGAGGGTGGTATTAGTAATTTAGAGAGCATAGTTGATGAAATAAAGAGTCGACGTGATCTTTCTGTATCAACAGATGATTAA
- a CDS encoding SRPBCC domain-containing protein, with product MKSINWSTEYLPGTTDNFVSNEVISNQVDIDTVWSNLVDTSKWETYYDNATNIVLSDKSSSLLKFAEKFHFDTFGFPIDAQVMELVKPVDGKTARLAWHGWQNGDEDTQFDVYHAFLIEKLDDGRIRIITQESQIEKPAKDLAKRDPNPMLNGHQKWLDGLINISKK from the coding sequence ATGAAATCAATTAATTGGTCTACAGAATATTTACCAGGAACAACAGATAACTTCGTCTCAAATGAAGTTATCAGTAATCAAGTCGACATCGACACAGTTTGGAGTAATTTAGTTGATACGTCTAAATGGGAAACTTATTACGACAATGCCACAAATATCGTTTTAAGTGATAAATCTAGTTCTTTATTAAAATTTGCCGAAAAATTTCATTTTGACACTTTTGGATTCCCAATTGATGCTCAAGTAATGGAATTAGTCAAACCAGTTGATGGAAAAACTGCTAGATTGGCATGGCACGGTTGGCAAAATGGTGATGAAGATACTCAATTCGATGTTTATCATGCTTTTTTGATTGAAAAATTAGATGATGGTCGAATTAGAATAATTACCCAAGAATCACAAATTGAGAAACCCGCTAAAGATTTAGCAAAACGGGATCCTAATCCAATGTTGAACGGTCATCAAAAGTGGCTAGATGGTTTGATCAATATTTCTAAAAAATAA
- a CDS encoding glucose-1-dehydrogenase, protein MYKDLNKKIAVITGGSKGIGTAISERFGKEHMSVVINYHSDEKGAQEAATAVEKNGGKAVIVQADVSTEEGNQKLLQAALDNFGDLDVWVNNAGMEIKSATHELSLDDWNKMVAIDQTGVFLGSKTALAYFKKNNKKGNIINMSSVHEQIPWPTFAGYAAAKGGVKLFTKTIAMEYAKDGIRVNAIGSGAINTPINAKKFADKEQYDQTVSMVPMNRIGKPEEVAAGAAWLASDESSYVTGTTLFIDGGMTLYPAFMNGQG, encoded by the coding sequence ATGTACAAAGATTTGAATAAAAAAATTGCTGTAATCACTGGTGGCTCAAAAGGAATTGGAACGGCCATTTCTGAAAGATTCGGTAAAGAACATATGTCAGTTGTAATCAATTATCACAGTGATGAAAAAGGTGCTCAAGAAGCTGCTACAGCTGTAGAAAAAAATGGTGGTAAGGCTGTTATCGTTCAAGCCGATGTTTCGACTGAAGAAGGTAATCAAAAATTACTTCAAGCTGCTTTAGATAATTTCGGCGATTTGGATGTTTGGGTCAACAATGCTGGTATGGAAATCAAATCAGCTACCCATGAACTATCACTTGATGACTGGAACAAGATGGTTGCCATTGATCAAACTGGTGTCTTCTTAGGTTCTAAAACTGCCTTAGCTTATTTCAAAAAGAATAATAAAAAAGGCAATATTATCAACATGTCATCAGTTCATGAACAAATTCCATGGCCAACATTTGCTGGATATGCAGCTGCTAAGGGTGGCGTAAAATTGTTCACTAAGACAATAGCAATGGAATATGCTAAAGATGGTATTCGTGTCAATGCTATTGGATCTGGTGCTATCAATACGCCAATCAATGCTAAGAAATTTGCTGACAAAGAACAATATGACCAAACTGTTTCTATGGTTCCAATGAACCGAATCGGTAAACCCGAAGAAGTAGCTGCCGGTGCTGCATGGTTAGCTTCTGATGAATCAAGTTATGTTACAGGAACAACATTATTCATTGATGGTGGGATGACACTTTATCCAGCATTTATGAATGGTCAAGGATAA